The sequence GTAGGGGACGCGTGAACAAACACTTAATGTAGTAACAATGAGGTAAGAAGTAGTTTGTACACAAATGAAATGCTTAGGAGCTGAATAAACACATGTATCTTATTTGACTAAAAGGAGAACTCCTAAAACTTGCTAGTGAAAGTTGACTTGCAAACTTGATAATACGCGCGTATTGAAGTATTTTAACACATTAGGGAGTGGGAACAAGGTTGTTAGCTACACCGGAAATCATACATTGCCACTATGTATCATTTGTTATAGTAGAACTTtggaagcttactttgtaacataagtgttggatttcatgccaaagaatacgTAATGAGTAGCCTTACCGACCTTGCTGTACAACTCTGATATTTACCCGAATTAACCTCCTgccttttggattacttatctacaataatgTACATAGTTTaactagtattagtagctaacACAAACATTTgagctacttaacttcaccaaaacagtAGTCTGGTACTAAGCCCATAATTTGTCAAATCAAGGGTGTTCCTTTAACCCTTTTGCCTCCAATTACATCCTCATACCATATCGATTCTTATAAGATTCTCTGAAACAACTTTGACTTCATTACACCTTCAAAACAGTATACAAAGTGGAATGGGCAGTAAACATACACAATATTTAGTTCGGTGGCATACCAGTATacccttcttctatattttaataaaaactgtTCACACCTTTCCCTAACATCAATCCGGTAAtccccaacatatacacataaaacaaTCCCCAAAACAGCCCCAAATTTTCTTTATCGTAGCAATCAAATATTCAATTCATCATCCCTTGAGTTTTTAATAACAAACACATTCATAATTCCTTACCCAAACTCATACATAAGGAGGACAAAAATAGAGCGTCACCTTACCTTAACTTCTGTAACTTATGCTTTTAACTTGAACTCTTCAAtagcttgaactttccttcacactttaaaccaaaaaagcaaagaaaaatctcttaataaccAAGAAAAGTGAACAGTTAACTTGTGGAAAGAAACCCTAAGTGGAGTATAGGAGCTACTGGTTGAAGTCAAGAGAGAGCTTAGAGAAACTTAATGGGACCTTAATATTGTAAGTCAGCTCGTTAAAGATGTTTCAGAAATAAGTAGGAATagataattttagtagttttaaattattagtcctatgtgacttaggaattagttgtccttttattatttgaataggaattagttatccttttttaaattgaagtgtaattagaaatttagctataaatatatgttttaagttattaataaaataatttcctttgacAATACTATTGCAGTATATTTGTCTCCGactctttctctgttatttctctaatttcaaagccaaaaatcaacaattggtatcaaagagcCAGTTTCTTGAGGGATCTGTGAGAAATATGgattctgaaaacaacttttccCAAATAGCTCCTCGTGTCTTTGATGGTGAAAATTATCATCTTTGGGTAGTAAGAATGGAGACTTATCTTGAGGCTTTAGATCTTTGGAAAGCCGTTGAAGAGGATTCTGAAGTTCTTCTGCTACCCATAATCCTACGTGGCCCAGATCAAAagccaaaaggaaaagaaaatcggAAAATCAAAGGCAAAAGCAACTTTGTTTGCTAGTCTGTCTCCAAcaattttcatgagaattatggcctttaaatcaacaaaagaaatttgggattatctGAAGGAAGAATCTATCGGAGAATCTATCCCATAATCCTACGTGGCCCAGATCAAAagccaaaagaaaaagaaaatcaaaaaatcaaatgcAAAAGCAACTTTGTTTGCTAGTCTGTCCAataattttcatgagaattatggcctttaaatcaacaaaagaaatttgggattatctGAAGGAAGAATCTATCGGAGATGAAAGAATACGAGGCATAAAGGCATTGAATCTAATAAGGGAATTCAAAttgcaaaagatgaaggaatctgAGATCGTCAAAGAGTACTCAGACCGACTTCTTggcattgttaacaaggtaagattgcTTTACACAAAATTgatagattcaagaattgttgaaaaaattcttgttacaaTGCCTGAAAGATACGAAGTATCAATAATTACCTTGGAAAACACAAAGACCCGTCCAAGATTACCTTGGCAGAATTGTTAAATACGTTGCAGACACAAGAGCAAATGAGGCTTATGGGGCAGGATGGTATGATTGAAGGAGCTTTGGTAGCCAACCACAAGACTCAAAACAAGggtaataattcaagaaaaactaCCCACCTTGCCAGCACTGTGGCAAAATAGGTTATCCTCCATTTAAATATTGGAAGAGACTAGATGCACAATGCAAGATTTGCAATCAACTTGGCCATGAAATTTTGATTTgcaaaaacaaatctaaaaaatatgaagtagaaaccaagtcaccaaagaagaaaaagaaaatcacttATTTGTGCAACATGTTCAACCGAGAAATctgatttttggatgattgacagtggttgtacaaaccacatgacatatgacaaaaaaactctttttaaagagtgtttgcctttgaaaaataagaaaatcaaaattggGAATGGTGACTATATTCTTGTAGAAGGAAAAGGGAATGTTGCAATCTAAGCAATTTCaggttaaaaaaaatttcaaatgtcCTTTATTTGCCTGATATTTGATAAAAGTTTTTCCAGTGGTGGTCAGCTAATGGAAGAaggatttaaattattatttgaggataaatattGTCGAATATTTGATTCCACTAATCATAAGATTTTACAAGTTGATATGAGAgacaaaagtttcttatttaatccAACAATCCAACAGAAGATGCACACAAGCCATGCAAGAACAAAGATGAATTGACAGATTTATTCAAGAGTTCAAATTTAGCCGAAGCCGAGACAATTTCTgatccaaggaggagtgttaaagatgtgtctcagaaataaagtaggaatagaTAATTTtggtagttttaaattattagagtttTATGTGACTAAGAAATTAGTTGTCCTTTTATTATTGGCTAAATCCATCGGCAgccccctaaacttggcacgatctttcactttgacacctcaactggacgttgttcactttaggcacctcaagtagccataaactgtgtcattttggcaccttttgctgattcagcaaagaGAGTGTATCACACTTGCTTTTGGGCGCGTTTCAGGGGTATTTTCGTAATTTTTGaggggtattttcataattttttatcttgaatttgttttaaattattgaaattgtttccaaatcaacaacaatatatatacatagcaaTTAATGACATCATTATCCAACtcattaatatatatacacaattaaattaaaagaaccaATTAATTGATGGCATTTGGCATtttccaaaataattataaaattatttaattttatttggcatcccacccccacccccaccccacccccaaaacccCAAAGTCATCTTCTCCACCACCACCCATCTCCCCGACAACCCCCACCCCAAGTCCTCTTCTCTATTTGGCAGCCCCCCTCCCCACCCCACTCCACTCTTCTCCTTTATTCTCTCTCTTTCGCACTCTCTTTTACAGTTTCACATAAACAAAAACGACaagccaaaaaaaaagaaaaaaaattaaaacgaaTTCAAAAACGTCACTgtgtgtttctttctttcttcaagAAGATTAGTAAATCATTTACATTTTCCAAATCGTTcaaagaattcaagcttccagAAACTTCTATAAAGGATGAGCAACACGATGGATTGAAACATTCAACCTCCATTAATTGAGGATTCAACCTCCATTGATGGAGATTAAAGTTGTGTGGAGTTTAGTGATTGTGATGCTATGGTGGTAATGGAAATTAGATAGTGGGTatggaagaaaatgaaagaaaaatgtatgattagaaaaagaaaaaagaaaacgttggggggtggggtgggttgaggaagatgatatagggtggggtggggtggggttgtTAGGAAGATAATATAAGGTGGGGGTggggttattaatattttttatttaaattaattatataatttttttttttataaaaatgacaaatgtctTTTTATAATTGGTCCCTTTCCATgtgtttgtctttttttttaaaaaataaaaatttaggtgCATATGGTGATGTGGCAATTTAAATGAGTTGGCACAAATAATTGGTCGTTTTATCCATGCTGGCGGCGAGTGAGACACACGCACCCGTGGTGATGTcgaaaggtgtcaaaatgacacagtttatggctacttgaggtgcctaaagtgaacaacgtccagttgaggtgcctaagtgaaagttcGTACCAAGTTTAGGGGGCCACCGATGGGTTTggcctttattatttgaataggaattagttattcttatttaaattgaagtgtagttagaaatttagctataaatatatgttttgagttattaataaaataattttctttgacAATGCTATTgccgtattttatttttcttcaactctttctttgttatttctccaatttcaaagctaaaaaccaacaCAGCTCATCTTGATCTTATAATCCCCCTTTCTAGCCACCCGTTTTTGCTCATTTTGGACCACAAATTGGTCAAGTatgtgatgcacctacttaagaaGTTCAAGTTGGTCAAAAGATAAAAGTAGGTAATGTACCTACTTGCTTTATTAATAGCTAAAGTGGGCCTTTAATTTATTCGATTTTGGGCAGATTTCTAGGTGTTGGGCTGCCcattctcttttccttttattttacttAGTTTGGCCTTTAAAAGAGCCCATTAATATAAGCCTTAATCTGATCCATTAGCTTATGTAGGTAATACACCTCCTTGGCACATTTAACTTTGACCATATTGCTCAAATAgatgactcacctactagcttaattaagtcaagcaagcattttattccattttcattTCTTAATCCCTTAATTTAACTTGAAACTTGTAtttacttggtcactttaaactttaaacTAAAATACATACTTACGATCTCAAGTTTAACTAGTTGCATCAacgttaacttggtcgcatcacattaaaatGTACGAGCAGTATTTTCAAACCTATTTACACCACCAATACTCGCATAAAAAAATCTAGTTCATTACCTATACCAAAAGACTATCAACTttcatataagtagaacaagtaCACGCAAAATAAGGAGGTTTATATAAACACAGGCGAGGACCCATTAGGCCTGACCATTGTGGACGCAATGGTCCTTCTCCAAACATGACGAAGGACCTGGGCCAGGTCCCATCGGACCCTTCATCGTGCACGCCACAGGCCCTTCACAAATGCGAAAAACAAAAATGGGTTGCACCAGGTGCGACACCCCATAAAAAGTCCCAAGTCTAAAATGTCCTTGAACAGTTATGCGAGATTCGATTGAAATTCCATGCACATAAATCAAATATGGTATCTTATTGAAAACGGTGTTACGTACTTACTGAAATCGATGAAAGAAAAACGGaggatgtttgatgaaatattgaccaaagtcaacacTTTTTTGATTTTCACTACAGATTCAAATCAAGCTcctaaaatgagtttgaaagcctcGGGACATGAATCAAAGGTCCGTATAAACCAAAATCCACGATCCGGAGCTAGCAAAactattaaaattttcatttgaggTAGTTTACTAGAAATTTTGACCAAAGTCAAAACTTCTCAACATTAAAggctccaaaataggaaaattagTGTAAACCTAACCAAACTCTTCGAGAACCGAAACACATGTCCCATCATGTGACATCATCATGTGACATATACCTTGTAGCAACTATAGGAAGGCTCAAAACATAGAAAACGTGCAAAAAATTATGACCTGAAGGCTCATTACATGTTCAATTTCGTAAATTGTCCATGAAGCGAGacaaacaaataaatgaaaaggaGGAACCACAAGCATAACGAGAAGTTTCTACTCGATCTGAGCACATCACACATAATACTTTGTGGAATTATACGGTCATAAATCATTACAAATGCGATGTCAAAATGGATTTTGTTTTATACGTTTGGCAGAAATATATCTGATTTAATCTTAAAGTGCCATGCTTAAAAGTTGTActcttactttatttttatgttgattctaggtGTTTGAGTACTTCGCGTCTTACCGAACTCAAGGTGGCGAAGTGTATATGACACCAGGGGATTTAATGCGAGCAGTTGTTCCGGTGTTTCCTTCATCTGAAACAACTGGTGTTAGAGGGGGTTATCTGAAAGGAGAATCGACTTCAAGTAAACTACATTGTGCTCCTTCAGAATTTTTCATGCTCTTTGATACCAATAATGATGGACTTATATCATTTCCAGAGTGAGTATTTTGAACTATTCGTTGTTGATCTCTTGATAATGTCTAAGCAATAAGTCATCAAATTCTCCTTGGATGATCTTTTTCAGGTACATATTTTTTGTTACACTACTTAGCATCCCAGAACCAAGCTTTTCAGAGGCATTTCAAATGTTTGACCTTGACAATGATGGGTATGTCATTCGTTTTTCTGTTATTCATTTTGTTTCTACcctctttgattttttatttcgtAAATAGATAATGGGTGTGTTTGTTACGCGACGTTCTGATTTTCTCATGTTCAGTTGGTCAaagtttttagaaaatattttctctgaaaaaataatttacttaaaaataaggaaataacttCCTTAATGGAAGTAGGAAAAATAAGTTCTACCAGTGTCACTCCACATTAATCGTGTCCTCCCTACCCTCCAAGCCACCTCATCTTCATCCACAATATCCAACACtcacatttcatattttttgtcatgattatatatgaatggttttaGGATAATATGTTTAGCATATGTGGTGAACGCatgaaaataaattagaaaaaaccCACTTATTTTTCTGATATTAAAAGTCATTAAAAACGTCATCCTTCGCGCTGAACACGCCCTAATGTATACTTAATTAAGCAATCACGCACTTCTTTAGAAATATGCTCTTAAACATTTTCCTTTGTATCAAACACGTCCTATGTATGCTTAATAAGAAACAACACACTTCTTTAGCAATATGCTCTTACAAGAGTCAACAACATactttttttctagaaaataaaacAAGCTTGACCCtctggtatggtctgcgtacacactaccctccccagaccccactatatgggaatacactgggtatgttgttgttgttgtagaaaaTAAAACAAGCTTGATGCATCTTCTAGTTGTTCTGATTAGTTTAATGAACAGAGGAGTTGACAAGGATGAATTTAAGAGAATGATGGAACTCATGCGAACTGCTAATAGACAAGGTGCCCGACACAGAAATGGATTGCGATTTGGACTAAAAGTTAGTGGTTCAGTAGAGGAAGGAGGTCTCTTAGAGTATTTCTTTGGCAAAGATGGCAACGGGTGCCTTGAGCAAGAAAGATTCGTTCAGTTCTTAAGAGATTTACATGATGAAGTATGTTTTTCCATCCCCCAGGAATACAGTATTCATATTTCTTCTAAATGTCAGATTTTTCCCCTGTAGAAAAAATGTGTCAAatttcctttatgaatttcaGATATCTCGATTGGAATTTGCCCATTATGACTACAAGTCACAAGGAAGCATTTCTGCTAAAGATTTTGCGCTATCAATGGTTGCATCTGCTGATATAAGTCACATCGACAAGTTTCTTGACCGAGTAGAAGATCTTGATGATGAAACACAACTTAGAGATTTACGAATTACATTCAACGAATTCATGAGCCTTGCTGAGCTACGGAAAGAACTGCCGTCATTTTCTCAGTCCATCTTAAGCTATGGGAAAGTAAACGGACTTTTGTCAAGGCAAGAGTTGAAGAAAGTGGCTAACCAAGTATGATAAGTCTCTAAAAGCTCCTCTCTTCTCTATTCTTCCCCTCAACAAATTTGACCAACTTTGCTAATGATGTCTCTTACCAGGTTTGCAGCATAACACTTAGTGATAATGTGGTGGATTTGatatttttcatgtttgattCAGATTGTGATGGGACTTTAAGTTCAGATGAGTTCCTAAGAGTGCTGCAAAGAAGAGAGCTGGAAAGTTCACAACAAAGAGAGTCCGGTTTTGTGGGCTTCTTCTCTGGTTGGTTGGACTCCACTAATaagtaatttttaatttactatcaTTGTGGATGCTCATCCAACATTTTGTGTTAGCTTTTAACAAGGGAGTTGAACTGTTAGAGTTCCACTTCTAGGCATTGTAAAGTAACTCAAGACACCTCCATAACATCATACATGATCTTCTGCACATTTATAACCTTCTCCATGATTTCAATAGTTAGGTTGCATTTAAGGTAACCTTGTAACCACCCTCTATGTAATAATATAAGTAGGTTCATGAGAGGTGATGTATGGTACActtgaaaagaaagaagaaagttctcttattttatctcttcGTTTCTATCTTTAATAGTGTTATTTTGAGCTTAATTTCTTAGCATGTTATCAACCCGAAGCT comes from Capsicum annuum cultivar UCD-10X-F1 chromosome 2, UCD10Xv1.1, whole genome shotgun sequence and encodes:
- the LOC107857622 gene encoding calcium uptake protein, mitochondrial isoform X1 — its product is MHSWVFSRSSRPAVRVLAAQNPIFIRSIFTKSNGSSDYKRNPTVLGSGFVIAASTLALYYISSSSHQICYADSGTRKEDLGKKSTFLFGDSYRKKVFFKYEKRLRLQSPPEKVFEYFASYRTQGGEVYMTPGDLMRAVVPVFPSSETTGVRGGYLKGESTSSKLHCAPSEFFMLFDTNNDGLISFPEYIFFVTLLSIPEPSFSEAFQMFDLDNDGGVDKDEFKRMMELMRTANRQGARHRNGLRFGLKVSGSVEEGGLLEYFFGKDGNGCLEQERFVQFLRDLHDEISRLEFAHYDYKSQGSISAKDFALSMVASADISHIDKFLDRVEDLDDETQLRDLRITFNEFMSLAELRKELPSFSQSILSYGKVNGLLSRQELKKVANQVCSITLSDNVVDLIFFMFDSDCDGTLSSDEFLRVLQRRELESSQQRESGFVGFFSGWLDSTNK
- the LOC107857622 gene encoding calcium uptake protein, mitochondrial isoform X2, whose protein sequence is MHSWVFSRSSRPAVRVLAAQNPIFIRSIFTKSNGSSDYKRNPTVLGSGFVIAASTLALYYISSSSHQICYADSGTRKEDLGKKSTFLFGDSYRKKVFFKYEKRLRLQSPPEKVFEYFASYRTQGGEVYMTPGDLMRAVVPVFPSSETTGVRGGYLKGESTSSKLHCAPSEFFMLFDTNNDGLISFPEYIFFVTLLSIPEPSFSEAFQMFDLDNDGGVDKDEFKRMMELMRTANRQGARHRNGLRFGLKVSGSVEEGGLLEYFFGKDGNGCLEQERFVQFLRDLHDEISRLEFAHYDYKSQGSISAKDFALSMVASADISHIDKFLDRVEDLDDETQLRDLRITFNEFMSLAELRKELPSFSQSILSYGKVNGLLSRQELKKVANQIVMGL